Proteins encoded in a region of the Solanum dulcamara chromosome 9, daSolDulc1.2, whole genome shotgun sequence genome:
- the LOC129902199 gene encoding auxin-responsive protein IAA8-like yields MSPPLLGVGEEGGQSNVTLLASSTSLASICKKGSTLKERNYMGLSDCSSVDSCNISTSSEDNNGCGLNLKATELRLGLPGSQSPERGTEPCPLGSTKVDEKLLFPLHPAKDTAFSVSQKTVVTGNKRGFSDAMDGFSEGKFLSNSGVKADDTKETSRVQPPKMKDANTKSTVPERPSAVNEASNRAGSGAPATKAQVVGWPPIRSFRKNTLASASKNNEEVDGKAGSPALFIKVSMDGAPYLRKVDLRTYSAYQELSSGLETMFSCFTIGQYGSHGTPGKDMLSESKLKDLLHGSEYVLTYEDKDGDWMLVGDVPWEMFIDTCKRLRIMKGSDAIGLAPRAMEKCRSRN; encoded by the exons ATGTCTCCTCCACTCCTTGGTGTTGGGGAGGAGGGAGGCCAGAGTAATGTAACTCTACTGGCTTCTTCCACCTCTTTAGCAAGCATATGCAAAAAAGGATCAACTCTTAAAGAGCGAAACTATATGGGGCTTTCTGATTGTTCGTCTGTGGACAGCTGTAATATTTCCACCTCATCAGAGGACAATAATGGCTGTGGATTAAATCTCAAGGCAACCGAGCTCAGACTCGGTCTCCCTGGATCCCAGTCTCCCGAAAGGGGCACAGAGCCTTGCCCTTTGGGCTCGACAAAGGTTGATGAGAAGCTGCTATTTCCCTTGCACCCTGCTAAAGATACTGCTTTCTCGGTATCACAGAAAACAGTAGTTACTGGCAACAAAAGAGGATTTTCGGATGCTATGGATGGATTCTCAGAG GGAAAATTTCTGTCAAACTCAGGTGTGAAAGCAGATGATACAAAGGAGACCTCACGTGTGCAACCACCGAAAATGAAAGATGCAAATACTAAGAGTACAGTTCCAGAGAGGCCTTCTGCTGTGAATGAGGCTTCAAACCGCGCTGGCAGTGGTGCTCCTGCTACCAA GGCACAGGTTGTGGGTTGGCCACCCATTCGATCTTTTAGAAAGAACACGTTAGCTTCTGCCTCAAAGAACAACGAAGAGGTGGATGGAAAAGCTGGATCACCAGCTCTTTTCATTAAGGTCAGCATGGATGGTGCTCCTTATTTAAGGAAGGTGGACCTCAGAACCTATTCTGCATACCAGGAGCTCTCTTCTGGTCTTGAAACGATGTTCAGTTGTTTCACTATTG GTCAATATGGATCTCATGGAACTCCTGGGAAGGATATGTTAAGCGAGAGCAAATTGAAGGATTTACTTCATGGATCTGAATATGTACTCACTTACGAAGATAAGGATGGGGACTGGATGCTTGTCGGTGATGTCCCTTGGGA GATGTTTATCGATACCTGCAAGAGGCTGAGAATCATGAAAGGTTCAGATGCTATTGGCCTAG CCCCAAGGGCTATGGAAAAGTGTCGGAGCAGAAATTAG